In a genomic window of Meiothermus sp. QL-1:
- a CDS encoding ABC transporter substrate-binding protein yields MKQAWLLTAVALASLGLAQTRIGNCEVTGPKGQFPIRPVIAGQLTVQTNLPGPGFWNGDSPATIRDGFEYCLAANIAYRAGLDRLVVQNVAWDALIAGQTRNFDFALSQITITEARKRVVDFSRPYFSSDIGVLVRAADRARFNSPASLKTARIGVQQATTAAKFLADTLKHPQNLTRVFPDVAGGFTALRAGQIDAFIIDTSIVLSEAAKSGGALVVVGQFQTGENYGALFTKGNPNRAQVDRIIEALEREGVLKKLAQTYLAKEWGVDPTTVPVWKP; encoded by the coding sequence ATGAAACAGGCTTGGCTTCTAACCGCAGTGGCCCTGGCTTCGCTGGGGCTGGCCCAGACCCGGATTGGCAACTGCGAGGTCACCGGTCCTAAGGGTCAGTTTCCCATCCGTCCGGTTATTGCCGGCCAGCTCACAGTGCAGACCAACCTGCCAGGGCCGGGCTTCTGGAACGGCGATAGCCCTGCTACCATCCGGGACGGCTTTGAGTACTGCCTGGCGGCCAACATCGCCTACCGCGCCGGGCTTGATAGGCTGGTGGTGCAGAACGTGGCCTGGGACGCCCTAATCGCTGGCCAGACCCGCAACTTCGATTTTGCCCTCTCCCAAATCACCATCACCGAGGCCCGCAAGCGGGTGGTGGACTTCTCCCGCCCCTACTTCTCTTCCGACATCGGTGTGCTGGTGCGCGCAGCTGATCGGGCCAGGTTCAACAGCCCGGCCAGCCTCAAAACCGCCCGCATAGGGGTGCAGCAGGCCACCACGGCGGCCAAGTTCCTCGCGGATACCCTAAAGCACCCCCAGAACCTGACCCGGGTCTTTCCCGATGTGGCGGGGGGCTTTACCGCCCTGCGGGCCGGGCAGATAGATGCTTTTATCATCGACACCTCCATTGTGCTCTCGGAGGCGGCCAAGTCGGGCGGGGCCTTGGTGGTGGTGGGGCAGTTCCAGACGGGGGAGAACTATGGAGCGCTTTTCACCAAGGGCAACCCCAACCGGGCCCAGGTGGATAGGATCATAGAGGCCCTGGAGAGGGAAGGGGTGCTCAAGAAGCTGGCCCAGACCTATCTGGCCAAGGAATGGGGGGTGGACCCCACCACGGTGCCGGTCTGGAAGCCCTAG